A genomic stretch from Anas platyrhynchos isolate ZD024472 breed Pekin duck chromosome 25, IASCAAS_PekinDuck_T2T, whole genome shotgun sequence includes:
- the CXCR5 gene encoding C-X-C chemokine receptor type 5 isoform X1: MGPVSYSSETYDLSQAELSGYYEADNTTPSLEGYFCFNPASSVVGNQRDPFRKVFMPLIYLLMFVLGTVGNALVLVILERFKRSRTTTENFLFHLTLANLALLLTFPFSVVESLAGWVFGTFLCKILSAVHKINFYCSSMLLGCIAVDRYLAIVYAIHTYRKRRARSIHLTCTAVWLCSLLLTLPDLIFMEVWTDESNRSICYFPEIGIHGNNAWLATRFLYHTVGFFVPLLVMCYCYMAIVRTLCQSQRLQRQKAVRVAILVTGVFLLCWSPYHIVIFLNTLTKLEAFTKNCLLEDQLDTAIMVTEAIGFTHCCLNPILYAFIGVKFRNDFFRILQELGCISQETLQEILEVTRKGSGIESDNTTSISTF; the protein is encoded by the coding sequence AGCCAGGCGGAGCTGAGCGGTTACTACGAGGCTGATAACACAACCCCGTCTTTGGAGGGCTACTTCTGCTTCAATCCGGCCTCATCTGTGGTCGGCAACCAGAGAGACCCGTTCAGGAAGGTCTTCATGCCCCTCATCTACCTGCTTATGTTTGTGCTGGGAACTGTGGGCAATGCCCTGGTCCTGGTCATTTTGGAGAGGTTCAAGCGGTCGCGCACAACCACGGAAAACTTCCTCTTCCACCTCACCCTGGCCAACCTGGCGCTGCTGCTCACCTTCCCGTTCAGCGTGGTGGAGAGCTTGGCCGGGTGGGTATTTGGGACTTTCCTCTGCAAGATCCTCAGCGCCGTCCACAAGATCAATTTCTACTGCAGCAGCATGCTGCTGGGGTGCATCGCAGTGGACCGCTACCTGGCCATCGTTTACGCCATCCACACCTACCGCAAACGCAGGGCTCGCTCCATCCACCTCACCTGCACGGCCGTCTGGCTCTGTTCCTTGCTCTTGACCTTACCCGATCTCATCTTCATGGAGGTCTGGACAGATGAGAGCAACCGCAGCATTTGCTATTTCCCCGAGATTGGGATTCACGGCAACAACGCGTGGCTGGCAACCCGGTTCCTGTATCACACCGTGGGTTTCTTCGTGCCCCTGCTGGTGATGTGTTACTGCTACATGGCCATCGTCCGGACCCTGTGCCAGTCCCAACGCCTGCAGAGGCAAAAAGCCGTCCGTGTGGCCATCCTGGTCACGGGCGTgttcctgctctgctggagccCCTACCACATCGTCATCTTTCTCAACACCCTCACCAAGCTGGAAGCCTTCACCAAGAACTGCCTCCTGGAGGACCAGCTGGACACGGCCATCATGGTGACAGAGGCCATCGGCTtcacacactgctgcctcaACCCCATCCTCTACGCCTTCATCGGGGTCAAGTTCCGTAACGACTTCTTCCGCATCCTGCAGGAGCTTGGCTGCATAAGCCAGGAGACCCTGCAGGAGATCCTGGAGGTGACCAGGAAGGGCAGTGGAATCGAGTCTGACAACACCACCTCCATCTCCACTTTCTAA